One segment of Ignavibacteria bacterium DNA contains the following:
- the bcp gene encoding thioredoxin-dependent thiol peroxidase: MALAEGTKAPSFKGATDSNGSFATKDLKGLWTVLYFYPKDDTTACTAEACDFRDSMKRLTRIGVQVVGVSPDAIPTHEKFKKKYDLTFPLLSDPDHSICEAFDVWKEKSMYGRTYMGVIRSTYLIDPKGIIAAVFDKVKVKGHVDAVISALKELGA, from the coding sequence ATGGCACTCGCAGAAGGAACAAAGGCACCCTCATTCAAGGGGGCGACGGACAGCAATGGGTCATTCGCAACTAAGGATCTGAAGGGGCTCTGGACGGTTTTGTATTTCTATCCCAAAGATGATACAACTGCCTGTACGGCCGAAGCATGTGATTTTCGTGATTCCATGAAGCGTCTTACACGAATTGGAGTTCAGGTAGTAGGGGTTAGCCCGGACGCTATTCCTACCCACGAAAAGTTCAAAAAAAAATATGACCTTACGTTTCCGCTTCTTTCTGACCCCGATCATTCGATCTGCGAGGCATTCGACGTGTGGAAGGAGAAGTCCATGTATGGTAGAACGTACATGGGCGTGATCCGCTCTACCTACCTCATCGATCCAAAGGGCATCATCGCTGCCGTGTTCGACAAGGTGAAGGTAAAGGGGCATGTTGATGCAGTGATCTCAGCGCTAAAGGAGCTCGGAGCGTGA
- the dnaX gene encoding DNA polymerase III subunit gamma/tau: MVASQKTMSEEQRYIVTARKWRPLRFSDVVGQEHITTTLKNAIGTGRIHHAYLFTGPRGVGKTTCARILARALNCTNSVDHEPCNACQSCTDMLDGRSVDIIEIDGASNNSVDDVRKLRDNAKYAPMSGRYKMYIIDEVHMLSTAAFNALLKTLEEPPEHLIFVFATTEIHKVPATILSRCQRFDFRRMEIETITGHLRHIAEAEGINVDEASLVSVAKKADGSMRDSQSIFDQVVSFCGKTITIADVSAALHLIDLDFFFSLSEAVRLHDVPKMFYLARQVVQRGYDLQECLIGLLEHFRNILTVITTQGTGLIEESASDLARYSEEAALFTQADVLRIMTFITQGEAVLRQNPPQPRVRFEFTLVQLASMDSAVDLGKVLAQLGSAGPSAPRPAAPPSSLPSTASQSIVGGVAAAQPLPIRIGNPVVVRSHQAPVNSMSSGNLAKRWNDVLESLPEHLTFVKSSVKQNMLTVDFTDVGIVLRPLAEIVHHRLEDKLAALKAHLVATYGVALGVQLVKPRGVDRGSQANDNVATPSSSSATPATDEDLLPIERTLIELFKARRASTPGN; the protein is encoded by the coding sequence ATGGTTGCATCACAGAAGACTATGTCAGAAGAACAACGTTACATCGTTACAGCTCGGAAATGGCGTCCACTTCGGTTTTCCGACGTGGTTGGTCAGGAGCACATCACCACAACCCTCAAGAACGCGATTGGAACGGGGCGCATCCATCATGCATACCTCTTTACCGGACCGCGTGGAGTTGGCAAGACCACTTGTGCCCGGATCCTTGCTCGCGCGCTGAACTGTACCAATAGCGTCGACCACGAACCGTGCAATGCCTGTCAGTCCTGTACGGACATGCTCGATGGCCGAAGTGTGGACATCATTGAGATCGACGGGGCATCGAACAATTCGGTGGATGACGTTCGCAAACTACGCGACAACGCGAAATACGCGCCGATGTCGGGCAGATACAAGATGTACATCATCGACGAAGTACACATGCTGTCCACGGCCGCGTTCAATGCGCTTCTCAAGACGTTGGAAGAGCCCCCTGAACACCTCATCTTCGTTTTTGCGACCACTGAGATCCATAAGGTACCGGCCACCATCCTGAGTCGATGCCAACGTTTTGACTTCCGCCGGATGGAAATCGAGACCATAACAGGTCATCTTCGACATATCGCCGAAGCTGAAGGGATCAACGTTGACGAGGCATCGCTTGTTTCCGTAGCCAAAAAGGCCGACGGGTCGATGCGAGATTCACAGTCCATCTTTGACCAGGTGGTGTCCTTCTGTGGGAAGACGATCACGATCGCCGATGTGAGTGCCGCCCTCCATCTCATTGATCTTGACTTCTTCTTTTCTCTGAGTGAGGCTGTACGTCTTCACGATGTGCCCAAAATGTTCTATCTGGCACGGCAGGTGGTACAGAGGGGCTACGATCTGCAAGAGTGTTTGATCGGACTACTCGAGCACTTCCGCAACATTCTCACCGTGATCACAACCCAGGGTACGGGTCTTATCGAAGAATCTGCCTCAGACCTAGCCCGGTATTCGGAAGAGGCCGCGCTGTTCACACAAGCCGATGTGCTCCGGATCATGACGTTCATCACGCAGGGAGAGGCTGTCCTGCGTCAGAACCCGCCGCAGCCACGTGTTCGTTTTGAATTCACGCTTGTGCAGCTGGCTTCCATGGATTCAGCGGTTGACCTCGGTAAGGTCTTAGCCCAATTGGGATCGGCTGGACCTTCTGCGCCTCGTCCGGCAGCACCACCGTCTTCGCTGCCAAGTACGGCATCGCAAAGTATTGTAGGGGGCGTGGCAGCTGCTCAGCCCCTTCCCATACGGATCGGGAACCCGGTGGTGGTGCGATCACATCAAGCGCCTGTGAATTCGATGTCGTCCGGTAATCTGGCCAAGCGTTGGAACGACGTTCTGGAATCTCTTCCCGAGCATCTGACCTTTGTGAAGTCATCTGTGAAGCAAAACATGCTCACCGTAGACTTTACGGATGTAGGCATCGTTCTTCGACCGCTGGCCGAGATCGTCCATCATCGTTTGGAAGATAAACTTGCCGCGTTAAAGGCTCATCTTGTTGCAACCTACGGAGTTGCACTTGGCGTACAACTCGTAAAGCCGCGCGGTGTAGATCGTGGTTCTCAGGCCAACGATAACGTAGCCACTCCTTCGTCTTCGTCGGCAACTCCGGCAACAGACGAAGATCTGCTGCCAATAGAACGCACGCTCATCGAACTCTTCAAAGCACGCAGGGCATCAACGCCCGGGAACTGA
- a CDS encoding ATP-binding cassette domain-containing protein, whose protein sequence is MIELRGIKKAFGSKVVLSGVDMTIPNGKTTCIIGRSGCGKSVLLKHIVGLLHADAGTVTIDGNDVSKLTKDQLFEMRRRIGYVFQAAALFDSMSVFDNVVIGLVEHGETDESMLDAEGRRVLSAVGLVPDPSTTDAETFEREYRILATKKPSDLSGGMKKRVGVARALVGQPTYIFYDEPTTGLDPVTSQQIDDLLGYVADSQNVTSVVITHDMFSVYNIADHVIMLDSGVVQFSGTVPELQASTDPVVVEFLARFVTS, encoded by the coding sequence ATGATCGAACTACGTGGCATCAAGAAGGCTTTTGGATCGAAGGTTGTGCTTAGCGGCGTAGACATGACGATCCCCAACGGCAAGACTACCTGTATCATCGGTAGATCTGGCTGCGGTAAGAGTGTTCTGTTGAAACACATCGTTGGCCTCTTGCATGCCGATGCCGGCACGGTGACGATCGATGGGAATGACGTGAGCAAGCTCACAAAGGATCAACTCTTTGAGATGCGCCGGCGTATCGGATACGTGTTCCAAGCCGCTGCGTTGTTCGACTCAATGTCGGTCTTCGACAACGTGGTCATCGGTCTCGTTGAACATGGAGAAACAGATGAGTCCATGCTTGATGCTGAAGGACGTCGTGTCCTCAGTGCAGTTGGCCTTGTGCCGGATCCATCCACAACGGATGCAGAGACCTTTGAACGTGAGTACAGGATCCTTGCAACAAAGAAGCCAAGCGACCTCTCCGGCGGAATGAAGAAACGTGTTGGTGTTGCGCGCGCGCTGGTTGGTCAGCCTACCTACATCTTCTATGATGAACCCACTACCGGGCTCGACCCCGTTACATCTCAGCAGATCGATGACCTGTTGGGATATGTTGCGGATTCGCAGAATGTGACGTCCGTGGTGATCACCCACGATATGTTCAGTGTCTACAACATCGCAGACCACGTGATCATGCTCGACAGTGGAGTGGTACAGTTCTCCGGAACCGTACCCGAATTACAGGCCTCTACCGACCCCGTGGTCGTTGAATTCCTGGCTCGATTTGTCACGTCCTAA
- a CDS encoding aminotransferase class V-fold PLP-dependent enzyme — translation MVFLNHGSFGACPRVILDEQRKWIERLEREPVLFFRELTGLMRTSREALADYIGAQPEDLVFITNSTFGVNVAAHAFGNILQPGDEILTTDHEYGACDRAWKQYCVSKGVRYVRAEIPFPVPSSEEIAELIWSMVTPRTKVLFLSHITSPTAVRIPVEVLCARAREAGIRTVVDGSHAPGHIPLDLSTLHADIYTANCHKWMCTPKGSAFLWVSPDLQPLIPPLIVSWGNEIPTAGDGAFVDEHEYLGTRDVSPFLSVPFAIEWMRQQQWHDVQRHGRALAQMAMQGLIAINGIEPLCADGQDPQLQMAAVLLPHSTDTDHMKQWLYAEQAIEVVVHRWLGRPILRCSTHAHTTSSDIDRLVNAVQMYQREMPYAGT, via the coding sequence ATCGTGTTTCTGAATCATGGATCGTTCGGGGCATGCCCGCGTGTCATCCTTGATGAGCAACGGAAATGGATCGAAAGACTTGAACGTGAACCCGTTCTGTTCTTCCGTGAACTCACGGGACTGATGCGAACGTCGCGCGAGGCGCTTGCGGATTACATAGGTGCGCAGCCCGAAGATCTTGTGTTCATCACGAATTCAACCTTCGGTGTGAATGTCGCGGCTCACGCATTTGGCAACATACTGCAACCTGGTGACGAGATATTGACAACCGATCATGAGTACGGTGCATGTGATCGCGCTTGGAAGCAGTACTGTGTATCAAAAGGGGTACGATATGTGCGTGCCGAGATACCGTTTCCGGTTCCGAGTTCCGAAGAGATCGCGGAGCTGATATGGAGTATGGTGACGCCTCGTACCAAGGTTCTCTTTCTCAGCCATATCACCTCTCCAACGGCAGTACGCATACCGGTAGAGGTCCTCTGCGCGCGCGCGCGCGAAGCCGGAATACGAACCGTAGTGGACGGGTCGCATGCACCCGGACACATCCCGCTTGACCTGTCAACCCTACATGCAGATATCTACACAGCCAATTGTCACAAATGGATGTGTACACCAAAGGGATCTGCGTTCTTATGGGTCTCACCCGATCTGCAACCTTTGATACCGCCGCTAATTGTAAGCTGGGGGAATGAGATCCCAACGGCCGGTGATGGCGCTTTTGTGGATGAGCATGAATATCTCGGTACGCGAGATGTGAGCCCCTTCCTTAGTGTTCCATTCGCGATAGAATGGATGAGGCAGCAGCAGTGGCATGACGTTCAGAGGCATGGTCGCGCGCTGGCGCAGATGGCGATGCAAGGCTTGATAGCCATCAACGGGATCGAACCACTATGCGCAGATGGGCAGGATCCTCAGCTGCAGATGGCAGCCGTCCTGCTTCCGCATTCAACAGACACGGATCACATGAAACAATGGCTGTATGCAGAACAAGCCATCGAGGTTGTTGTCCATCGATGGCTTGGCCGTCCGATCCTTCGTTGTAGCACTCACGCCCACACTACATCATCGGATATCGATCGACTAGTGAATGCGGTGCAAATGTACCAACGCGAGATGCCTTACGCAGGCACTTGA
- a CDS encoding TatD family hydrolase: MIDTHSHIDADAFDEDRDAMLRRAHDSGVEMIVVPDIQPSRRAKLKDIVDSYPFLVRGVGIHPHHAGECTEEDLVNLEAQCTEPKVVAIGEIGLDYYYDFCSPDVQKSYFREQIRIAKRHDLPIIVHNRESDQDVLNIIEEEQDGTLRGVLHCFSSDVSVLERALSLNMHISFTGNITFKKSTLNEVVQRVPIDRVMIETDAPYMTPVPHRGTRNEPFYVRLVAEKLAEIKGMSLKEVLTTTTSTARRFFALMAVLLLWSMTASAQPKKPIDEEYENDTDWEIALENYEIDSIGWSKFVKPRSFGFGFTIGSNTVVEQQTYTQRYYRAIQGTTTPQSWVTFPQDSGPSRSFSYDGLLSFGGTAMYQATDRILLEATYIYTKNVGDRELYGLPPIVTNIIEGSFLYTLNPYNKVNFVPQAGATFAAQSDGNVSSTQIGVNVGMGIGVNIPTPIGLFYPMINVRFNFMLGTSRDVIIGTYPVIEGEDATYTVEDPNSPGVLLHYNPENPSQYSVDKADVTTIYSIPRLSIMFFPQF, from the coding sequence GTGATCGATACACACTCGCATATCGATGCAGATGCATTTGATGAGGATCGCGATGCGATGCTCCGCCGCGCCCATGATTCTGGTGTTGAGATGATCGTTGTACCGGACATTCAGCCATCGAGACGGGCAAAGCTCAAGGATATCGTTGATTCGTATCCCTTTCTCGTGCGTGGCGTAGGCATTCATCCGCACCATGCGGGCGAGTGTACTGAAGAAGATCTGGTCAACCTAGAAGCACAATGCACCGAACCCAAGGTTGTGGCCATCGGCGAGATCGGCCTGGACTACTACTATGACTTCTGCAGTCCCGACGTTCAGAAGTCGTACTTTCGCGAGCAGATCCGCATCGCGAAACGGCACGATCTGCCCATTATCGTGCATAATCGCGAGTCGGATCAGGACGTTCTCAACATCATTGAGGAAGAGCAGGACGGAACTCTACGGGGTGTTCTCCACTGTTTCTCAAGTGATGTCTCGGTCCTTGAACGGGCACTTTCCTTGAACATGCACATCTCGTTCACTGGGAACATCACGTTCAAGAAATCTACACTCAACGAAGTGGTACAACGTGTACCGATCGACCGGGTGATGATCGAGACTGACGCCCCGTACATGACCCCTGTGCCGCATCGAGGCACCAGAAATGAACCATTCTACGTCCGCCTTGTAGCGGAGAAACTAGCGGAGATCAAAGGTATGTCCCTGAAGGAAGTGCTGACCACAACAACATCAACGGCGCGGCGGTTCTTTGCCTTGATGGCCGTTCTCCTTCTGTGGTCGATGACCGCATCGGCGCAGCCCAAGAAGCCGATCGACGAAGAGTACGAGAATGACACGGATTGGGAGATCGCTCTTGAGAACTATGAGATCGACTCGATAGGGTGGTCCAAATTCGTCAAGCCACGTAGCTTTGGTTTTGGCTTCACGATCGGTTCGAACACCGTTGTTGAGCAACAGACCTACACACAGCGATACTATCGTGCTATTCAAGGAACAACAACACCTCAGAGCTGGGTAACCTTCCCCCAAGACAGCGGTCCATCTCGTTCCTTTTCCTACGACGGACTTCTCAGCTTTGGCGGCACGGCGATGTATCAAGCAACGGACCGTATCCTTCTCGAAGCCACCTACATTTATACAAAGAATGTTGGTGATCGTGAGCTCTATGGCCTGCCCCCTATTGTAACGAACATCATTGAAGGGTCGTTCCTGTATACGCTCAACCCGTATAACAAGGTAAACTTCGTACCGCAAGCCGGTGCTACGTTTGCGGCTCAAAGTGACGGCAATGTTTCTAGCACTCAAATTGGTGTGAACGTAGGCATGGGCATCGGAGTGAACATCCCTACACCTATCGGCCTCTTCTACCCGATGATCAACGTTCGCTTCAATTTCATGCTTGGAACCAGTCGCGATGTGATCATCGGTACCTATCCTGTGATCGAGGGCGAGGACGCTACATATACAGTCGAGGATCCGAACAGCCCCGGCGTATTGCTACATTACAACCCAGAGAATCCGTCTCAATATTCGGTGGATAAGGCAGACGTTACAACGATCTACTCAATCCCGCGACTATCGATCATGTTCTTCCCGCAATTCTAG
- a CDS encoding choice-of-anchor D domain-containing protein codes for MSQPTTNVITRNLLLACLLAGLFAFARQEVVAQLTLTGVSIPGVGSFIDASEYPVLRVRFRATRAGQPVTLRSTDVYILEVNAYKGVSKLIEESNGTYIAEYATSQFNPVLNSIPTTVSGGIFLYAVNNGDVGSLPVTWNLAPDRGGSVFVMDSSFKRVPLYIDFGDVPVGVDSMRKLNVRAFEATRAANGNERNLRIDTIMTKTNNFRIVWKGSYGTKPPPVSVEAGGDYRFDLYCSPKATGPISDVLTVVYEGGARFDVMVFANAPSYKATTVLQVTSPNGGENLTPCQSVNIRWTGAIQGFHTHAEYTTDNGRSWKFIDSTLDSVIVWRIPSEYSDSARIRVYQKQGASGARWLRGLAQSATNLAFSANGRFLAVAYADGTIAEWDIVSSTIVNTYVADGVVAPATKISGLAFVGRSRNILAVIDRQSPAKDQLQHFTLGNTSPDARMDVDLPNVIEIGTDSLGLSAFAVGTMGGRIRVYDAATLIEQAPILLSSPSAAAKLADNVLTVAQIDGMVVRIDPSTKNEISRYATDLPNAGGPAPNFVGLSRTTRLIALAGIANPGAGNNPQEQRTMIYDTQAETLIRVVYREGSNSVGLTFNPSETFLTLGFAGQPQVQQYDILNRTMAGPIANMPGHGDIMTDIEYGPDGSTLASCSVDKQDNLLLRRIITPENDMSDGVFRILPLDLSSVTITMGTRYIGTNLDTTVTATICNNGIVPAVFESGVLFAGSWLTLNETIANDTLPPGQCLSVRFTAMPRDTGLLVDSLILSACSVRFAVPVIVRSIDRDLTLGGDMTDFGNICVGDTSVRSVPLVRNNDPIGVTIDGIAMRKGVASQFRVRGYTPGATLASGATLNVEILFVPRTAGRDTDEVVITYAGQISVTRSIRVTGYGSGADIALSHPVLAFIPEITERDVVLANRSSNDVVLGSAVVNAGAPFTLLTPVPITIRGNDSIVLRVRYDGGVIGVNDALALAFTPCASSLNIKLAAYTGSSTITAPTVSADPRGDVVIPITATTVESITYNGQRTFEGTMQVNPRLFIARSINSDLGPTEIVSQDIIGGLRHIRFRVTGSYSRTQEIARLVGPAGLAEIDSSELTFDSTAIAYGSAVSMTYEKGLLRILNPDPNRHILHPSALAITSVSPQPASDDVRVTVVTDLDGLATFTLSDQQGVVHRARQVQLTRGTTDLMIDTHDLPPGVHMILLHVGTNITSSSVVVIR; via the coding sequence ATGTCTCAACCGACAACGAACGTCATTACTCGCAACCTTCTTCTGGCCTGCCTTCTGGCGGGTCTCTTCGCTTTTGCAAGGCAAGAAGTTGTTGCACAGCTTACACTTACCGGTGTTTCGATCCCTGGTGTTGGGTCGTTCATAGACGCTTCCGAGTATCCTGTGCTTCGCGTTAGGTTCCGTGCCACCAGAGCCGGGCAACCTGTAACCTTGCGTTCCACAGATGTCTACATCCTGGAAGTAAATGCCTACAAAGGTGTCTCAAAGCTCATTGAAGAGAGCAACGGAACCTATATCGCCGAATACGCAACATCGCAATTCAACCCTGTTCTCAATTCCATTCCAACTACGGTAAGTGGCGGCATTTTTCTCTACGCCGTAAACAATGGGGACGTAGGATCATTGCCCGTAACGTGGAACCTTGCTCCGGATCGTGGCGGGTCGGTATTCGTGATGGACAGTTCGTTTAAACGCGTGCCGCTGTATATCGATTTCGGCGATGTACCTGTGGGCGTTGACTCCATGCGCAAACTCAATGTGCGGGCCTTTGAAGCAACACGTGCAGCAAATGGCAACGAACGGAATCTTCGCATTGATACGATCATGACAAAAACGAACAACTTCCGGATCGTCTGGAAGGGTTCGTATGGTACAAAGCCCCCTCCCGTCTCCGTGGAGGCAGGAGGTGACTATCGATTCGATCTGTATTGTTCGCCGAAGGCCACGGGACCGATCAGCGACGTGCTAACGGTTGTATATGAAGGTGGCGCACGTTTCGACGTGATGGTGTTCGCCAATGCACCGTCATACAAAGCAACCACTGTGCTTCAGGTTACTTCACCGAATGGCGGAGAGAACCTAACACCGTGTCAGAGTGTGAACATTCGATGGACCGGAGCCATTCAAGGATTCCATACACACGCAGAATACACAACGGACAACGGCAGGTCCTGGAAGTTCATTGACTCAACTCTCGACTCCGTGATCGTATGGCGGATCCCATCTGAATATTCAGACAGTGCACGGATCCGCGTTTATCAGAAGCAAGGGGCTTCCGGTGCTCGCTGGCTTCGCGGTCTGGCTCAATCAGCTACGAACCTTGCCTTCAGTGCCAACGGACGGTTCCTCGCCGTTGCCTATGCGGATGGTACTATCGCTGAATGGGATATCGTTTCATCAACGATCGTGAACACCTACGTTGCAGATGGAGTTGTTGCACCGGCAACAAAGATCTCCGGACTCGCATTCGTGGGACGATCACGCAACATCCTTGCCGTGATCGATCGGCAAAGTCCGGCTAAAGACCAGCTCCAACATTTCACCCTCGGGAACACAAGTCCAGATGCTCGAATGGATGTTGATCTGCCAAATGTGATCGAGATAGGTACTGATAGTCTTGGTTTGAGTGCCTTTGCCGTTGGAACCATGGGCGGACGTATCCGTGTCTATGATGCGGCTACACTTATAGAGCAGGCTCCTATCCTTCTCTCGTCACCATCCGCCGCCGCAAAGCTGGCAGACAACGTTCTTACGGTTGCTCAGATCGATGGAATGGTCGTACGGATAGACCCGAGTACAAAGAACGAGATCTCCCGCTATGCTACTGATCTGCCAAACGCCGGCGGTCCGGCTCCGAATTTCGTTGGCCTTTCGCGGACCACACGCCTGATCGCACTAGCCGGGATCGCCAATCCGGGAGCAGGCAACAATCCGCAAGAGCAACGTACGATGATCTATGACACGCAAGCTGAGACGCTCATTCGTGTCGTCTATCGTGAAGGAAGCAATTCGGTAGGCCTTACGTTCAATCCAAGTGAGACCTTCTTAACCCTTGGATTTGCCGGTCAGCCGCAGGTGCAGCAGTACGACATCCTCAACCGCACCATGGCCGGCCCGATCGCAAACATGCCAGGTCATGGAGATATCATGACCGACATCGAATACGGTCCGGACGGTTCGACACTGGCTTCATGCTCAGTAGACAAACAAGACAATCTTCTTCTCCGCCGTATCATCACCCCGGAGAATGATATGAGCGACGGAGTCTTCCGTATCCTTCCGTTGGATCTTTCCTCTGTGACCATCACCATGGGTACCAGATACATCGGAACCAACCTCGATACCACAGTAACAGCAACCATCTGCAACAACGGGATTGTTCCAGCAGTTTTCGAAAGCGGAGTGCTCTTTGCAGGTTCCTGGCTCACACTCAACGAAACGATCGCCAATGACACACTCCCGCCGGGACAGTGCCTCAGCGTCCGATTCACAGCGATGCCACGAGATACGGGGCTCCTGGTTGATTCGCTGATCCTTTCTGCATGCAGCGTTCGCTTCGCTGTGCCGGTGATTGTGCGTTCCATTGATCGTGATCTGACGCTTGGCGGTGACATGACGGACTTCGGAAACATCTGTGTTGGAGACACATCTGTCCGCTCCGTTCCGCTTGTTCGCAATAATGATCCGATCGGAGTTACGATCGATGGTATTGCAATGCGAAAGGGTGTTGCTTCGCAGTTCAGAGTTCGTGGCTATACACCGGGTGCTACCCTTGCAAGCGGTGCTACGCTGAACGTGGAGATCCTGTTCGTTCCAAGAACGGCAGGGAGAGATACAGACGAGGTAGTGATCACGTATGCCGGTCAGATCAGTGTAACACGAAGCATTCGCGTAACAGGATATGGTTCCGGTGCAGACATCGCTCTGTCGCACCCGGTACTCGCCTTTATTCCTGAGATCACCGAACGCGATGTTGTTCTCGCGAACCGCTCATCGAATGATGTAGTGCTCGGATCTGCTGTGGTCAATGCAGGAGCCCCTTTCACACTTCTCACACCTGTTCCGATCACGATCAGAGGGAATGATTCGATCGTCCTGCGTGTACGATATGATGGTGGAGTGATCGGTGTGAACGATGCGTTGGCATTGGCATTTACTCCATGTGCCTCGTCCTTGAACATCAAACTCGCGGCGTATACAGGATCATCAACGATCACGGCCCCAACGGTGAGTGCCGATCCGCGCGGTGACGTCGTGATACCGATAACAGCCACAACTGTAGAGAGCATTACGTACAATGGACAGCGAACCTTCGAGGGAACGATGCAGGTGAATCCCAGACTGTTCATCGCCCGTTCGATCAACAGTGATCTGGGACCCACAGAGATCGTTTCTCAGGATATCATTGGCGGACTTCGTCACATACGGTTCCGCGTAACAGGGTCGTATTCGCGTACGCAAGAGATAGCTCGTTTGGTAGGCCCGGCCGGACTTGCGGAGATCGATTCTTCGGAACTCACATTTGACTCAACGGCCATTGCCTACGGTTCCGCCGTTTCCATGACCTATGAAAAGGGGCTCCTCAGGATCCTCAATCCCGACCCGAACCGACATATCCTTCATCCGAGCGCTTTGGCCATCACATCGGTCTCTCCACAGCCGGCATCAGATGATGTTCGGGTAACGGTTGTTACGGATCTCGATGGTTTAGCAACATTCACATTGAGTGATCAACAAGGTGTTGTTCATCGTGCGCGTCAAGTACAGCTGACTCGCGGTACAACGGATCTGATGATCGACACCCACGATCTACCTCCTGGCGTCCACATGATCCTCCTTCATGTTGGTACGAATATTACATCATCATCAGTGGTCGTTATCCGATGA
- the upp gene encoding uracil phosphoribosyltransferase: MSIILSGTALSTDLATIRNSAAPIDVFRAAVHRIGLHLAVETSRHLPAKEITVTTPIEETQCNVIDGSVVIVPILRAGLGLLDPFLTICPDASVGFIGLKRNEETLAPAEYYRNLPPSDQSTTFIVIDPMLATGGSMTATLTLLRQLPHQRIIAACLIAAPEGIKRIQDDHPDVLLVSAALDRELNAVGYIMPGLGDAGDRLFGTL; the protein is encoded by the coding sequence ATGTCCATCATCCTCTCGGGCACTGCCTTGTCTACGGATCTTGCAACGATCCGGAATAGCGCTGCACCGATAGACGTGTTTCGAGCCGCCGTTCATCGCATCGGTCTTCACCTTGCCGTAGAAACGTCTAGGCACCTGCCCGCAAAGGAGATCACGGTTACGACGCCGATCGAAGAGACACAATGCAATGTGATCGACGGTTCTGTGGTGATCGTGCCCATCCTTCGAGCGGGCCTCGGTCTTCTCGATCCGTTCCTTACGATCTGTCCGGATGCCTCTGTTGGATTCATTGGTCTCAAGCGAAACGAGGAGACTCTGGCACCTGCGGAATACTACAGGAATCTGCCGCCTTCGGACCAGTCTACCACCTTCATCGTCATCGACCCAATGCTTGCCACGGGCGGGAGCATGACGGCTACCTTGACACTCCTTCGGCAACTGCCGCACCAACGCATCATTGCGGCCTGCCTCATAGCGGCGCCGGAAGGCATCAAGCGCATCCAAGACGACCATCCGGATGTGCTGCTCGTATCCGCAGCCCTGGACCGCGAGCTCAACGCCGTGGGATACATCATGCCGGGCCTTGGAGATGCCGGCGACAGACTTTTCGGCACACTCTGA